A window of Desulfovibrio sp. Huiquan2017 genomic DNA:
AAAACACAGAAAAACACCCAATAAAATAAACCCCATGCAAAGCGGTGACAAAAGAATGGGAGCACTCCCCTTCGGAAGCGCCCCCGGCTGTTGTCCGAGACCGGACGAAACGGATTAATCCTTGGCGACCATGACGCTGGTGGCCTTGACCATGGCCTTGACCTCGTCGCCGACTTTGATGTCCATGCGTTCCACCGAGTTCTTGGTGATAACGGAGACGATCTCCACGCCCGGAGCGATTTCAATGACCACTTCGGCATTGACCATGCCCACGGTCACGCTTTTGACCTTGCCGGGAACCAGGTTTCTTGCACTCAATTTCATAATGATCCTCCAATGAGTTGGTTGATGAATCCTATCCTATACTTTCCGCTGGCCAGTAAAAGGCATAATTCCCATTTCTCAAAAAAACGTCCGGCAGCGGTTCCGCCCTTGCGCCATAAGCGGACCGTGTCCCCGTGGTGGGCGAACATGGACGTCCCCCGAGGTTCAGAGCTCTGAACAAGTGAAGGCAAGATTCGGGATCGCCTCATGATGCTCGTCGCCGGACCGCTGGGGACGGATACACCCGTGGAGCCGGGTGGGATTTTCCCCGCCTGCACACAAAATAAATGCGCCCGACGAGTCTCCGCCGGACGCAATAAGATTTTCCGAGTGCTCATCCGCACCCGAGAAGCGCACGCTCGGCAGCGGGCGGCTCCCCGGCTCGGGCCGACGGAACGCCCTCGCCCCGGGCCAGCCCCGACATGGACAGGCGGTGCTGGATGGCTTGCTGCTCTTTGAGCCAGTTGGGGGCGATCCTGCCGCTTTCCACGGCCATGATGGTATCGCCCAGAAACAAGGCCTCATCCAGATCGTGTGTCACGTGCAGGATGGGAATGCCCAACTCCCCCTTGAGTTCCTTGAGGCAACTGCGCAAGTTACGCCGGTTGGCCACGTCCAGGGCCGAGAATGGCTCATCGAGGAGCAACAGCACGGGATCACGGGCCAGGGCCTGGCAGAAGGCCGCCCGCTGACGCTCGCCACCGGAGATGGCCGACGGCCTGCTCGACTCCAGATGGCGAATGCCAAACATGGTCATGAGTTCGTCCACCCGGCGCTCGTCCGACGCGGCAAAGGCCACATTCTTACGCACGGTCAGGTGCGGAAACAGGGTATAATCCTGAAAGACCAGGCTCAGGCCGCGCTTGCGGGCGGGGACGAAGACCCGCTTTTCCGCGTCGGCCCAGACCGTGTCCCCGAAGGTGATCCGGCCAGAGTCTGGGCGCTCCAGCCCGGCCAGCAGCCGGACCAGGGTGGTCTTGCCCGCGCCCGAAGGCCCGATCACCGCCGTGATCTCGCCCGGAGCGCAGAAAAAGGCCAGGTCCAAGTCGAAATGTTTCAACCGTTTGGTCATTTCCACATTGAGCATTATGTGCGCCTCGCATTGATCTTGTTGATTATCAGCAGCACCGCGAAGCAAACGGGAATCAAGGCCGCCGACATGCGGAAGGCGTCGTCGAAACGCAAGGCCTCGACCGCCTCGAAAATGGCCACCGAGGCCACCTGTGTCTGCCCCGGAATGCTACCGCCCACCATAAGGATGACGCCGAATTCACCCAGGCTGTGCGCGAAGACCAAAATGGACGCGGCCGCCAGCCCGCCCAGGCAGTTGGGCAAAACGATACGGAAAAAGGTGGCCAAAGGGGACAACCCCAGGACCGCCGCGCTCTCAAGCAATCTCGGGTCCAGCTTTTCCAGCGAGGCCCGCAGGGGCTGAACCGCGAACGGCAGATTGAAGACCATGGAGGCGATGAGAATACCCGAGAAGCTGAAAACCAGGCGATCCCCGGTAACGTCTTCCCACAGGCCGCCCAGATAACCGCGCGGCCCCATGACCACGAGCAGGGCAAAGCCGAGCACCGTGGGCGGCATGACCATGGGCAAAGTGACCACGGCATCGAGGAGACTCTTCCCCTTGAACCTCCCGAAGGCCAGCAGGCTGGCCATCGGGGAGGCCAAGACGGGAATAAGCAACATGGTCCAGAGGGCCAGCTTGGCCGACAGGATCAGTGGTGTCCAATCCATGAGCTATTTGTATCCGTACTTGATCTTCAATGCCTGCACCTCGGGGGTGGACAGGAATTTCACAAACTTGGCGGCCGCTTCGGGATGAGGAGCGGACTTCAACACGCAAGCGGCCTGGATGACCGGCGGGGCTTCGTCAACCACGGCGAAACACCCCTTCTTGCCCACCTCGGTAAACACGGAGGAATAGGCGCAGAAGCCCGCGTCCGCCGATCCGGTGGAGGCGAACTGGAATGCCTGGGAGATGGACTGGCCGAAGACGAGCTTGGGCTGGACCTTGTCCCAGATGCCCACGGCCTGCATGGCCTTCATGGACGAGGTGCCATAGGGAGCGGTCTCGGTGTTGGCGATGGACACGCGCTTGACGGCCG
This region includes:
- a CDS encoding TOBE domain-containing protein, with product MKLSARNLVPGKVKSVTVGMVNAEVVIEIAPGVEIVSVITKNSVERMDIKVGDEVKAMVKATSVMVAKD
- a CDS encoding ATP-binding cassette domain-containing protein, translated to MLNVEMTKRLKHFDLDLAFFCAPGEITAVIGPSGAGKTTLVRLLAGLERPDSGRITFGDTVWADAEKRVFVPARKRGLSLVFQDYTLFPHLTVRKNVAFAASDERRVDELMTMFGIRHLESSRPSAISGGERQRAAFCQALARDPVLLLLDEPFSALDVANRRNLRSCLKELKGELGIPILHVTHDLDEALFLGDTIMAVESGRIAPNWLKEQQAIQHRLSMSGLARGEGVPSARAGEPPAAERALLGCG
- the modB gene encoding molybdate ABC transporter permease subunit, with product MDWTPLILSAKLALWTMLLIPVLASPMASLLAFGRFKGKSLLDAVVTLPMVMPPTVLGFALLVVMGPRGYLGGLWEDVTGDRLVFSFSGILIASMVFNLPFAVQPLRASLEKLDPRLLESAAVLGLSPLATFFRIVLPNCLGGLAAASILVFAHSLGEFGVILMVGGSIPGQTQVASVAIFEAVEALRFDDAFRMSAALIPVCFAVLLIINKINARRT
- the modA gene encoding molybdate ABC transporter substrate-binding protein, coding for MKRICSLMLVLCLLIPSGAFAADLFIAQAANFTPVLKEIIPLFEKASGLKVEATYASTGKLYGQIVNDAPYDMLMAADEKRPNKLYADGLAEKPFVYAKGQVVLWSNDKNFCGDDWKATVVNPAVKRVSIANTETAPYGTSSMKAMQAVGIWDKVQPKLVFGQSISQAFQFASTGSADAGFCAYSSVFTEVGKKGCFAVVDEAPPVIQAACVLKSAPHPEAAAKFVKFLSTPEVQALKIKYGYK